Proteins found in one Kluyveromyces marxianus DMKU3-1042 DNA, complete genome, chromosome 2 genomic segment:
- the NUP192 gene encoding Nup192p — translation MWALSPFATLYNSIQNGSLDTGLFDSLAVDLKALNLCSNARKDANKRKELESGQIRLSDGSEYKLNQEFIIEVIKISDELDFDEIACAEQILTAEDSSEGFNQELSLHNKGLLVYYLRRQYVLQIVAYILNALPSTDDVFEKLTSDGTLCNNVIEAFNSIHKELEDIKALINKAQILDNYDVIFKQNVTFRRDFLIKEYDTLGTILFGLSKKKLLSKRPILQKLIDHVSMLDSDNFFIVFYLPALVSTLQNLESFSSEDVQALHSQFVKDLESQAIYTKPTKVVLIFVFLTFFIGWCKAEPNTRAKKYDFATAVDAPMTLAVELGAIEQLMVFAAETSMVEADKSMELFFDIRSLLEKHIPRMSPKMLLDPEFSSAVITKASLDNPSTKYTNLSIFNYGLDNFLSTFHEFFQAFITDCAFLLTKIKNAEEDSLLSGEDLYLDDISAKADLERFFITIYFFYASRPELSQSFWSDKESNLYGFIEWAAKCNDTLMRSCFYLMVSSLSYGYSNSQNVFHYIEHGQYISWQTMAHNVSETTEKIAQLEKKLQDLQQNGAASSVMMTTAVQSGLSEETVILLSSYFTLIQSVAYEVDEQTKLQIADCFYDTLFKFLKVRSPLIGAAFKVLSHLVPTEESQRYRYWTKLDQIIFKSSALDSTDSSYISAFKSFLSNESEVLGFLQLFSKLISVGTTNHSNEYMKFGKMSFPVNLGYGYRKTGIWPYYEYILGNTFLEESKKPLSELETSKNILMLEIIKSSLLSFDYSVILNSVLASCNLDSLVPTQDFYSFVQQSNATATMNYLYNEKVFSKLFELASLGIDELEGELGSIVKPKSMIVKNSLYIIDIMLTYEGTYAEEFYPIVKKCTDTSVFLPKTISIRGLRSFYDAIFFHLPLTAHFGLYVGSTYPNISSSSISILEKLATKFNTGNSKGIHKNVLLTVFDSIDDSARIKQSFIEQLTSPISNEHSLELKIKMLNFLTKNLSYTDRVATISHFLLGFQISNSISLGPELDTFINSKTSLLHCIVNLLIESLSCINNLNIEYAPIRLCAEFMEIITKLCRNPLTSKITLEYLANQDLDKTLLSLDPKVSVLTHWDGRPYNGNFDEIGSEFINSTSIGALLYFLKYRSLLMQFLSLSVHTYLYTTNNSKSNELIDALVSNAIHSATIFSFLDTLNLKMHSPSSDALKKITLLEGLDLSLDKIEKSTSSSGIIYNFSNLDSLIELKKRTQTVLAITAEAKTDHQQLEEVASQEATIIKQTSVAFLSNQELSTLQLSALHSWVQLVQIIVVDSKLSAVQRSNFILEIFEFIIPKVNDYLESRLSYSEELVSLAVFLYELYHNDRIAIDNERTLDSRLHTLFKTCIHGISTPSATLRSDFYVLGTKYLNCVLKDENRSKEVLQWLKFSNETLVETVCNDAIMGEGSNRVTGILFLDALNQLASFNKVNFVLESLVKSNMLLLIIRSIKNTDEVLETPNEAVTSYSLLYELTIFKCVVHFLTKIAQTKAGAHALLQKKIFQTIASCNFLNMDPDLGIEVLFETFYGKNSGKMRANLNLDNPLHITSYENGVSLFEIIIPIFQLIASILLSSGASNKAAFSDARKLLFHFKQLIQGALKRDALLEKNGIETKPEGLDEFVRLIILVCTLTNYSGHQ, via the coding sequence ATGTGGGCACTTTCACCGTTTGCAACGTTGTACAATTCGATTCAAAATGGTAGTTTAGATACAGGTTTATTCGACAGTTTGGCGGTTGATCTCAAGGCTTTGAACCTATGTAGCAACGCCAGGAAGGATGCCAATAAGAGGAAGGAGTTGGAATCTGGTCAAATTAGACTTTCTGATGGGTCAGAATACAAGTTAAACCAAGAATTTATAATAGAAGTTATCAAGATTTCCGATGAGCTAGATTTTGATGAGATTGCATGTGCTGAGCAAATACTTACAGCAGAAGATTCGTCAGAAGGCTTTAACCAGGAATTATCATTGCATAACAAGGGTTTGTTGGTGTACTACTTGAGAAGACAATATGTTTTGCAAATAGTGGCTTATATTCTTAATGCATTACCGTCAACGGATGacgtttttgaaaagttgacTAGCGATGGAACTCTGTGTAACAATGTTATCGAAGCGTTCAATTCCATCCATAAAGAGTTGGAAGACATTAAAGCTTTGATCAATAAGGCCCAAATTCTTGATAATTATGATGTTATCTTCAAGCAAAATGTGACTTTTAGAAGAGACTTTCTCATAAAGGAATACGATACATTGGGCACTATTCTATTTGGACTatccaagaaaaaactTCTTTCCAAGAGGCCAATATTGCAAAAGTTGATTGACCATGTCTCTATGTTGGATTCAGATAACTTCTTTATTGTGTTTTACCTGCCTGCTTTGGTAAGCACTTTGCAGAACTTGGAATCTTTCTCTAGCGAGGACGTTCAGGCATTACACTCGCAATTTGTAAAGGATCTTGAGTCCCAAGCTATCTACACAAAACCAACGAAGGTGGTTCTtatctttgtctttttgaCATTTTTCATTGGTTGGTGTAAAGCTGAACCAAACACCCGGGCCAAGAAATATGATTTTGCAACAGCAGTAGATGCTCCTATGACATTGGCGGTTGAACTAGGTGCTATCGAACAGTTAATGGTATTTGCTGCAGAAACGTCAATGGTAGAGGCAGATAAGAGTATGGAACTATTCTTCGATATTAGGTCTTTATTAGAAAAACATATTCCAAGAATGTCGCCTAAAATGTTGTTGGATCCAGAATTTTCAAGTGCAGTCATAACAAAGGCGTCGTTGGATAATCCATCCACGAAGTACACAAATCTCTCGATATTTAACTATGGTCTAGACAATTTCCTATCGACATTCCACGAATTTTTCCAAGCATTCATTACAGACTGTGCATTCCTATTaacgaaaataaaaaacgctgaagaagattcacTGTTGTCGGGAGAAGATCTCTACTTGGACGATATTTCCGCTAAAGCAGATCTAGAAAGATTTTTCATAACAATTTACTTCTTCTATGCGTCAAGACCGGAGCTTTCTCAATCATTTTGGTCCGACAAGGAGTCGAACTTATACGGTTTCATTGAATGGGCTGCTAAATGTAATGATACGTTAATGAGATCATGTTTCTACCTCATGGTTTCAAGTCTATCATACGGGTATTCTAATTCTCAAAATGTTTTCCACTACATTGAACATGGACAGTATATCTCTTGGCAAACTATGGCTCATAATGTTTCAGAAACAACAGAGAAGATCGCTCAACTTGAGAAGAAACTACAAGATCTTCAGCAAAATGGTGCAGCATCTAGCGTAATGATGACAACTGCAGTGCAAAGTGGACTAAGTGAAGAAACAGTTATTCTATTGTCATCATATTTCACGTTAATTCAATCGGTTGCTTATGAAGTGGATGAACAAACAAAACTGCAAATTGCAGATTGCTTTTACGACACATTGTTCAAGTTCCTAAAAGTTAGAAGTCCTTTGATTGGTGCAGCATTCAAAGTATTGAGTCATTTGGTTCCTACCGAAGAGAGTCAAAGATACAGATACTGGACTAAACTAGATCAAATaattttcaaatcttcgGCGCTGGACTCTACCGACAGCTCGTATATCTCAGCATTCAAATCATTCTTATCTAACGAGTCAGAGGTGTTGGGATTCTTACAATTATTCTCCAAGTTGATCTCCGTTGGAACAACAAACCATAGCAATGAATACATgaaatttggaaaaatgaGTTTCCCAGTAAACTTGGGATATGGATATAGAAAAACTGGTATATGGCCCTACTATGAGTACATTTTAGGAAATactttcttggaagaatccaaaaaaCCTTTGAGTGAACTAGAAACTTCTAAAAACATCCTAATGCTTGAAATAATCAAGTCCTCTCTTTTGTCCTTTGATTACAGTGTGATCTTAAATTCAGTTCTGGCAAGTTGTAATTTGGACTCGTTAGTTCCTACACAAGATTTCTATTCCTTTGTCCAACAATCGAACGCAACGGCAACAATGAACTACCTTTACAATGAAAAAGTGTTTTCGAAGCTATTCGAACTTGCCTCGTTAGGTATTGATGAGCTTGAAGGAGAACTTGGCAGCATAGTCAAACCAAAATCGATGATAGTGAAAAACTCGCTTTACATTATTGATATCATGTTAACCTATGAAGGAACTTATGCGGAAGAGTTTTACCCAATAGTTAAAAAATGTACCGACACATCTGTTTTTTTGCCGAAGACTATTAGTATTAGAGGGTTACGTTCTTTTTACGATGCtattttcttccatttACCACTGACAGCTCATTTCGGTTTGTACGTTGGAAGCACATATCCAAATATCTCTTCAAGCAGTATTAGCATCTTGGAAAAGCTTGCAACGAAATTTAACACGGGGAATTCAAAGGGTATTCATAAAAATGTTTTGCTCACAGTGTTTGACTCAATAGACGACTCAGCAAGAATAAAGCAAAGTTTTATTGAACAACTAACGTCTCCAATTTCGAACGAGCATTCTCTAGAACTTAAAATCAAGATGCTAAATTTCCTCACTAAGAATTTGTCTTACACGGATCGTGTTGCCACTATTTCTCATTTCCTATTAGGATTTCAGATATCTAATTCCATCTCGCTTGGGCCGGAACTTGATACTTTCATTAACTCGAAGACATCGCTCTTGCATTGCATCGTCAATCTTTTGATAGAGTCCCTATCCTGTATCAATAATTTAAACATTGAGTACGCACCAATAAGGCTCTGTGCTGAGTTCATGGAAATTATCACCAAGCTATGTCGTAATCCACTAACATCCAAAATCACTTTAGAATATCTTGCTAATCAAGATTTGGATAAAACCCTCCTCAGTTTAGATCCAAAGGTTTCTGTTTTAACTCACTGGGATGGAAGGCCTTACAATGGAAATTTTGATGAAATAGGGTCTGAATTTATAAACTCAACCTCCATTGGGGCTCTTCTATACTTTTTGAAGTATAGAAGTTTGCTAATGCAAtttttgagtttgagtGTACACACTTATCTTTACACTACTAATAACTCAAAGAGTAATGAGCTGATTGATGCCCTCGTTTCCAATGCTATACACTCAGCAACtattttttcgtttttggATACCCTAAATCTCAAAATGCACAGTCCTTCAAGTGACGCATTAAAGAAGATCACTTTATTGGAAGGCCTTGACTTGAGTCTAGacaaaattgaaaagtcAACCTCATCCAGTGGCATTATTTATAACTTTTCAAACCTTGATTCTTTGATAGAACTCAAAAAGAGGACACAAACTGTGCTTGCTATAACAGCAGAGGCGAAAACAGATCATCAAcagttggaagaagtaGCATCTCAAGAAGCGACGATCATCAAGCAGACATCAGTAGCTTTCCTTTCAAATCAAGAGCTCTCCACTCTGCAGCTCTCTGCTCTCCATTCATGGGTGCAGTTAGTCCaaattattgttgttgatagCAAGCTTTCAGCGGTCCAAAGATCAAATTTCATCTTGgaaatctttgaattcATAATTCCTAAGGTCAATGACTATCTAGAATCGCGTCTTTCTTACTCTGAAGAATTGGTTTCTCTCGCAGTATTTTTATATGAATTATACCACAATGATAGGATCGCCATCGATAATGAAAGAACTCTTGACAGCAGATTGCACACGCTATTCAAGACATGCATACATGGCATATCTACACCTTCGGCAACTTTGAGGTCGGACTTTTATGTGCTTGGTACAAAGTATTTGAATTGTGTGCTTAAAGATGAAAATCGCTCAAAGGAGGTTCTTCAATGGTTAAAGTTTTCGAATGAAACATTGGTAGAGACAGTGTGCAATGATGCAATTATGGGGGAAGGTTCTAATAGAGTGACTggtattcttttcttggatGCTCTTAACCAATTGGCAAGTTTCAACAAAGTGAACTTCGTCTTGGAGTCATTAGTGAAAAGTAACATGTTGCTCTTGATAATAAGATCCATCAAAAATACTGATGAAGTATTAGAAACGCCAAATGAGGCAGTAACTTCTTATTCACTATTATATGAACTAACTATTTTCAAATGTGTGGTACATTTCTTAACAAAAATTGCACAAACTAAAGCAGGAGCTCATGCCTTGctacagaagaagatattccAAACGATTGCGTCGTGTAACTTTTTAAACATGGATCCTGATCTAGGAATAGAAGTTTTATTTGAAACATTTTATGGTAAGAATTCTGGTAAAATGCGTGCAAACTTAAACCTAGATAATCCTCTTCATATCACATCGTATGAGAATGGTGTTTCgttgtttgaaattatAATCCCGATCTTCCAACTCATTGCCTCTATTTTGCTAAGTTCTGGAGCATCTAACAAAGCTGCCTTTTCTGATGCACGCAAGTTGCTTTTCCATTTCAAGCAATTGATCCAAGGTGCATTAAAGAGGGATGCtttattggaaaaaaatggtaTCGAAACAAAACCAGAAGGTTTAGATGAATTTGTTCGTTTAATCATTTTGGTTTGCACCTTAACTAACTATTCAGGACAtcaataa
- the SRP102 gene encoding Signal recognition particle receptor subunit beta, with product MVTAAFLLIVQKTSANVIPGATKYTNREPTFIIAGLPNTGKTSLFNLLTTDSNHATVMSQEPNIAEDYMLPSSHKNFKFKLIDYPGHAKFRSDLLQTIRESTQLRGLIYVIDATVDPKELTSTAELLYEILCVTETRPGGVDILLACNKAESFVARPPLKIKDALETEITEIIKRRVKSLKVNSKKATRGSSDDDEDDEDAGHDLMALHQSSSGFEFDRIDGNVDAVGGSVLKKDIDKWECWIDERAMN from the coding sequence ATGGTGACTGCAGCCTTTTTATTAATTGTCCAGAAAACTAGCGCAAATGTGATTCCTGGTGCAACTAAATACACTAATAGGGAGCCTACATTTATTATTGCTGGGTTGCCAAACACGGGTAAGACGTCTCTGTTCAATTTATTGACGACAGATTCGAATCACGCAACAGTCATGTCTCAAGAGCCTAATATTGCAGAAGACTACATGCTACCCTCGAGCCACAAGAACTTTAAGTTCAAGTTAATTGACTACCCTGGGCATGCGAAGTTCCGTTCCGATCTATTGCAGACTATCAGAGAGTCTACGCAGTTAAGGGGTTTGATATATGTGATCGATGCCACGGTGGATCCAAAGGAATTGACTAGTACGGCTGAATTGTTATACGAGATCTTGTGCGTGACAGAAACGAGACCAGGAGGTGTGGACATTTTGCTAGCATGCAATAAAGCAGAATCCTTCGTTGCGAGACCTCCATTAAAGATTAAGGATGCTTTGGAGACAGAAATCACGGAGATTATCAAGAGAAGGGTTAAGAGTTTGAAGGTTAACTCTAAAAAGGCCACCCGCGGTTCTTCTGATGACGACGAGGATGACGAGGATGCTGGCCACGACCTTATGGCGCTTCATCAAAGCTCCAGCGGTTTCGAGTTCGATAGAATTGATGGTAACGTCGATGCAGTAGGAGGAAGCGTATTGAAAAAAGACATTGACAAGTGGGAGTGTTGGATTGATGAACGTGCCATGAACTAA